TACCTGTATGGGTAAAAATATCTTTTCTCTGCTCATTGCTTTCACTGTTTATATTGGTTAGCTCAAAGAGAATAGAAGCGTACTCATTTATAGCAAGGGCTAATGCAGGATGAAAATCTCCGGGCACTAATAACGCATCGCTTATATCTTTTAATCTTTCCTTTAGTTGTACAATATCAGCTCTCTTTTGCATGACAATCAGTATTTTTAAGGAGAAGACGTTATTTTAAAAATCAATTTTATACTATAAACCCAAAGATAGCACGGGGTAAAGGTTTAATCCTATAGACCTAAGGGTCTTTTTTCCATTAATTCTTTTACAACCTAAAAAAATTAATAAAGCCTCTTGATATCCTTAAAATTTGTTATTCGGCAAGAAACTATTTATATAAATAGACGTAAAAGGAAGAGGTTAGAGGTAGAAAAAAGTAATGCTTAGTTTATCCCTATTTGTATAATTGCCAAAATATTCCAGATTATATCCTATTTTTCTAAAATGAAATTAAGGCCGGCTCTCAGCATTTATTTATATATTTTATTATCGCTTCCCTCTTTCTGTCTCGGAGAAGGTGTCTTTATATCTGAAAAAAATGCTGAAGCCCATACTTTACTGAAACCTTTTTTCTATGCGATAGAAGATTCTTCAGACAATTACTCTGCCAAAGATATCCTGCATAAGCAACAATCAGACTTCAGTCTGCTAGAACAACTTAAGCTTAGCGCCCCAGATCATACAATATGGCTAAAAACCACGATACAAACTTCCAAAGATCTCCTGCATAGAGATTTTCATTTGAGCTTCGACCATCTAACTTTTGTTGATCTCTATCTTTTTAAAGACGACAGTTTAGTTACGCATAGACAAGCGGGAGTATTTAGAAAACAATCAGAGATTTCTGCAGGCGATCAGCGGCTCGGCTTCAACCTGTTACTGAACAAGGCAAGCAATTATCAGTTACTATTAAAAATAAAGCACACCAAGAAATATCCCCCCATTTTCAATTTTCAGTTACAGGATGCCTATGCTTATCTCGTAACAAACAGAAATTTAGATCTCACCAATGCATGGTTACAAGGCGCCCTGGCTATATTATTTTTATATGCCTGTATCTCCTGGTTGGTTAACCGTTACCGGCCTTTTGTGTGGGTAGCTTTATTTTTATTATTGATAGGGCTTTATGGCTTTTCTTTGCAGCCGCAATATATCGATCTGCTATTTCCCTCTTATCCCGAAACCGGCTGGCTGTTGGTTCTGGTATACCTGCATTCGGGTATCATCAGCTTCTATCTGCTTATGGCAGATTTCCTGGAGATTAAAAAGAATGACGCAACACTTTATCGCTGTCTTATGTATGTTATAAAAGCGATTCCGTTTTTCACCTTGTTATGTCTTACGAATAATATACTCACTTCCAATTATTATCTCACTAATCAGATTAACCTTTATATTTCTATTGTTCACTTATCTTGTATAGGGTATACATTTTTTACCTTATGGAATAAATTAGATAGCGGCCAACGATTTCTTTTATACGGTATTATTGTCTTCGCAGCAGGTGCCATTGCTTTAGTGGGTATCACCTTTGTATTAAATGAACAGGGTTTCATATACGCGCCCATTATAACAAAAACTACCATTATACTGATCGCTATATTATTCCTGGCAGGGATAGGCAGAAAGCTGAGACAGCACGAACAGGAGAAAATCGCTACGCTGAAACTGTTAAATAAGCTACATAGTGAACACAATGTTCTGATAGAACACAAGGTAGAAGAACGTACTATTGAACTGCAGGCTATGAACAGTA
This genomic interval from Pseudopedobacter saltans DSM 12145 contains the following:
- a CDS encoding sensor histidine kinase — its product is MKLRPALSIYLYILLSLPSFCLGEGVFISEKNAEAHTLLKPFFYAIEDSSDNYSAKDILHKQQSDFSLLEQLKLSAPDHTIWLKTTIQTSKDLLHRDFHLSFDHLTFVDLYLFKDDSLVTHRQAGVFRKQSEISAGDQRLGFNLLLNKASNYQLLLKIKHTKKYPPIFNFQLQDAYAYLVTNRNLDLTNAWLQGALAILFLYACISWLVNRYRPFVWVALFLLLIGLYGFSLQPQYIDLLFPSYPETGWLLVLVYLHSGIISFYLLMADFLEIKKNDATLYRCLMYVIKAIPFFTLLCLTNNILTSNYYLTNQINLYISIVHLSCIGYTFFTLWNKLDSGQRFLLYGIIVFAAGAIALVGITFVLNEQGFIYAPIITKTTIILIAILFLAGIGRKLRQHEQEKIATLKLLNKLHSEHNVLIEHKVEERTIELQAMNSKLTLQQEELISQHNHIQTLMDELNHRVKNNLQMLYSLSTFQLPQIQNEKGKQVLNEMRSRIKAMMLVNEHLNTETEKQFVQVSSLTKEIKQHIQYIYDPQRTVKIELDIPDNFSLSTKHSLPFGLILTELFTNTFKHAFEPEYIAPSIKIGIFLAEEEIQLTYKDNGKGAEKLDTRSSMGISLIHDLARQLKGQLQINTNSGFNYLFTFPKH